From Bacteroidales bacterium, one genomic window encodes:
- a CDS encoding type I restriction enzyme HsdR N-terminal domain-containing protein, whose amino-acid sequence MEVFDPLRKKNVALTPEENVRQNFIKWLNQKRGWPLSMMMSETEIKIGAVKFRCDIVCYNKTLDPQMIIECKAPEVKITKDTFEQIWRYALILKVKWLAITNGVATFACEYNSKEEKYEFISDVPQYGEL is encoded by the coding sequence ATGGAAGTGTTTGACCCGCTCAGAAAAAAAAATGTCGCCCTTACTCCGGAAGAGAATGTAAGGCAGAACTTTATAAAGTGGCTTAATCAAAAAAGAGGCTGGCCGCTCTCCATGATGATGAGCGAGACTGAAATTAAAATAGGCGCCGTAAAGTTCCGCTGTGACATTGTCTGCTATAATAAAACACTTGACCCTCAAATGATTATAGAGTGCAAAGCTCCTGAGGTAAAAATAACTAAGGACACATTTGAGCAGATTTGGCGTTACGCGCTTATCCTAAAAGTAAAGTGGCTGGCAATTACAAATGGAGTTGCTACCTTTGCCTGCGAGTATAACAGCAAAGAGGAGAAGTATGAATTTATAAGTGATGTTCCGCAGTACGGCGAGCTGTAG
- a CDS encoding CCA tRNA nucleotidyltransferase, with translation MNFLENKIFEIISKTAEQQGVRAFVIGGYVRDCFLQRPCTDIDIVAEGSGIELARGVAKKVKTKVSVFKNFGTAMLKYHGLEVEFVGARKESYRADSRKPIVEDGTLKEDQERRDFTINALAFSLQKEDYGNLIDPFGGVADLQKGLIRTPLDPDVTYSDDPLRMIRAIRFAAQLQFTIVPESLESIKRNKERLKILSRERIAEELNKILMTPKPSIGFQLLQDTELLPQFLPQISNLQGVETLEGKGHKDNFAHTLKVVDNICPHTDNLWLRWAALLHDIGKPATKKFEQGTGWTFHSHDLMGARMVPGIFKQLKMPLNEKMKYVQKMVRLHLRPIALVEESVTDSAIRRLLFDAGDDIDDLMTLCEADITSKNDAIVRKHKNNFQLVREKLVEVEAKDALRNFKNPITGEVVMQYFDIQPGKEIGVLKEYIKNAILDGVIENNIKQALALMKKKGKEMGLKKRAAAQ, from the coding sequence ATGAATTTTTTAGAGAATAAAATATTTGAGATTATAAGTAAAACTGCAGAGCAACAAGGCGTTAGAGCTTTTGTGATTGGAGGATACGTGAGGGACTGTTTCTTGCAGAGACCATGTACCGATATTGACATTGTTGCGGAGGGGAGCGGAATTGAACTTGCACGGGGAGTGGCAAAAAAAGTGAAGACAAAAGTTTCCGTCTTCAAAAATTTTGGTACCGCAATGCTTAAATATCACGGGCTGGAGGTTGAATTCGTGGGGGCCAGAAAAGAGTCATACAGAGCAGATTCCAGAAAACCAATAGTTGAAGATGGAACTCTTAAAGAGGACCAGGAGAGGAGAGATTTTACAATAAACGCCCTAGCGTTCAGCTTGCAAAAAGAGGATTACGGAAATTTAATTGACCCGTTCGGCGGAGTTGCAGACTTGCAGAAAGGTCTCATTCGCACCCCTTTAGACCCGGACGTAACATATTCAGATGATCCGCTGAGAATGATACGCGCAATCCGTTTTGCCGCACAGCTGCAGTTTACAATTGTACCTGAATCACTTGAAAGCATAAAGAGAAATAAGGAGAGACTTAAAATTCTGTCGAGAGAAAGAATAGCAGAAGAGCTTAATAAAATTTTAATGACTCCTAAGCCTTCTATCGGATTCCAGCTGCTGCAGGATACTGAACTTCTGCCCCAATTTCTTCCGCAGATCAGCAACTTGCAAGGCGTTGAGACTCTGGAAGGTAAAGGCCATAAAGATAATTTTGCACATACGCTAAAAGTGGTAGACAACATCTGCCCTCACACAGATAATTTGTGGTTGAGATGGGCAGCGCTACTGCACGATATTGGCAAGCCGGCGACTAAAAAATTTGAACAGGGAACAGGCTGGACCTTTCATAGTCATGACCTTATGGGAGCCAGAATGGTACCCGGAATTTTCAAGCAGCTGAAGATGCCTCTTAATGAAAAAATGAAGTATGTGCAGAAAATGGTAAGGCTTCATCTGCGTCCCATAGCGCTTGTGGAAGAGAGCGTAACTGACTCTGCAATAAGACGTTTACTTTTTGATGCAGGCGATGATATTGACGATTTGATGACATTGTGCGAGGCAGATATTACTTCAAAAAATGATGCAATTGTACGCAAGCACAAAAACAATTTTCAGCTTGTCAGAGAGAAACTTGTAGAGGTTGAGGCTAAAGACGCGCTGCGGAATTTTAAGAATCCTATTACCGGCGAGGTTGTAATGCAATACTTTGATATTCAGCCTGGGAAAGAGATTGGAGTATTAAAAGAATATATCAAAAATGCCATTCTGGATGGCGTCATTGAGAACAACATCAAGCAAGCGCTGGCCCTTATGAAGAAAAAAGGAAAGGAGATGGGGCTAAAGAAAAGAGCAGCCGCTCAATAA